The Candidatus Margulisiibacteriota bacterium genome has a window encoding:
- a CDS encoding phosphoribosyl-AMP cyclohydrolase, protein MVVVMEIPNEIKFDEKGLVAAVIQDSASNAVLMLGYMNRESLEMTINSGRTWFWSRSRGKLWNKGETSGHFQEVKELFFDCDGDALLVKVDQIGAVCHTGHGSCFFNRIV, encoded by the coding sequence ATGGTGGTAGTAATGGAGATTCCCAATGAGATTAAATTTGATGAAAAAGGCCTGGTAGCTGCAGTTATCCAGGATAGTGCATCGAATGCCGTATTAATGCTGGGATATATGAATCGAGAATCACTTGAAATGACTATTAACTCTGGTCGGACATGGTTTTGGAGTAGAAGCCGAGGTAAGTTATGGAACAAAGGCGAGACGTCCGGTCATTTTCAGGAAGTAAAAGAATTATTTTTTGATTGTGATGGCGATGCGTTACTGGTTAAAGTTGACCAAATTGGAGCTGTATGTCATACTGGGCATGGCTCGTGTTTTTTTAATAGAATAGTATAG
- a CDS encoding phosphoribosyl-ATP diphosphatase produces MGIIQKVYSIIVYRKLNPKEGSYVNYLQQKGIDKICKKVGEEASEVIIAAKNNNRDEIIYETADLWFHTLVLLSESGVTPDDIYQELEKRFKQ; encoded by the coding sequence ATGGGCATTATTCAAAAAGTTTATAGTATCATAGTTTATCGCAAGCTTAATCCTAAAGAAGGTTCGTACGTCAATTATCTCCAGCAGAAAGGCATTGATAAGATCTGTAAAAAGGTCGGAGAAGAAGCCTCTGAAGTAATTATAGCTGCAAAGAATAATAATAGAGATGAGATAATCTATGAAACTGCTGATCTGTGGTTTCATACGTTGGTTTTACTTTCAGAATCAGGAGTTACCCCCGATGACATATACCAAGAGTTGGAAAAGCGCTTTAAGCAATAA